ttggggtcgttacaaattgagtccttacactaTCTTAGcaacaattttgaaacttggCTAACAACTAACTCATATAACTCTAACCACTCTTGTCAAAGGCCTCTGTCTTCAAGGAAACGTCGTTGGAGCTGTAAGGTTGGTAGAAGAAATGGAGAAGAAAGGGTATGAGCCTAATGTGATTACTTGTGGAACAATAGTAAATGGTCTGTGTAAGACTGGCCAGACTGGTGTGGCTATTAGGTTGCTCAGGATGCTtgaaaaagagaattttgaaCAAAATGTGGTGCTCTATAGCATGGTCATTGACAGTTTATGTAAGGATAGATTGGTAACTGAGGCTTTGAACCTTTTATCTGAAATGACGAGTAAAGGCATTCAACCAGACGTTGTCACTTACAATTCCTTAGTTCAAGGCTTGTGCAATTTTGGCCGGTGGAGGGAGGTGACTACTTTGTTGAATGAGATGGGGCAAAGGAAGGTCATGCCAGATGTACAAACATTTAACATATTGGTGAACACACTTTGCAAGGAAAGGATGTTGATTGAGGCAAAAGAAGTTTTTGATGTGATGATTCAAAGAGGCATTGATCCTAACATAGTCACTTACGGTTCTTTGATTGATGGTTATTGTTTGCAAAATAGACTGGATGAGGCAGTTAAGACGTTTAATATGATGGTTGAGAAGGGTTGTTCAACCGGTGTGGTTAGCTATAACATATTGATCAATGGATActgcaaaagtaaaaaaattgatgaggCAAAGCGTCTGTTTCATGAAATGTCCAACAAGGGAATGATTCCTAATGTAGTGACTTATAACACTCTTATAGGTGGGTTATGTCGAGTGGAGAGAGTCCAGACTGCACTAGAGCTATTCAATACAATGCGAGCTTGTGGCCAACATCCAGATCCCCAAACCTATGCCATCCTGTTAGATGACTTTTTTAAGAATAGACGAATTGCTGAGGCAATAGCATTGTTTCTGGAGATGGAAGACAAAAGACTAAATTGTGATATTGTGATTTACAGCATCTTGATTGATGGTTTCTGCAATGTTGGGGAACTTACGACTGCAAGAGAAATCTTTAGTGGTCTTAAAGGATTGTATCTTGATGTTTGGACTTACACTATAATGATCAAAGGATTTTGCAAGAATGGACTACTTGATAAAGCGAGTGAATTGCTTGAGAAAATGGATGGCAATGGTTGTTCACCTAACGAGCACACATATAACATAATAATCCATGGGTTTTTGCAACATAGAGAGACATCAAAGGCAATGAAATATCTCAAAATGATGGTTGACAAGGGATTTTCAACAAACGCAACAACTGCGGCCTTGTTTATTGACTTGCTGTCGTCTAATCAAGTAGATGAAAATATTCAAGAGCTGCTTCGAAAGTTTGGTTGAAGGTTATTTAGTTTCTTAAGATCAAagaaaacttttatattttaaccTATCACTAGTCATTATGTGAGTGGTATATTTGCTTGGAATAAAATTCTATACTTTTTATGAGATggtatttcttttcatttatgtGCCCAAGATTGTTTATTCCTTTTACTATTCGATACTTTGTTGCAATTTTCTATTGCATGCAAGTTGTTGCCAAACCTTTTGACTAGCCATTGGGTGTATTATACTGCCCTTTTAGGTGGATACTCAATAGTCCTAGTTCGAGACTAGattcatagattttttttcttgtactaTGTTCCAACCCTTATTCAAAGTTTTCCAATCATAAAAACTAGTATTCCAATTCAAATATAGCCTAAATATCAAACCTTCAATAGGTATCCTCCTTTCCCCAAACCAGCCCCAAAATTCTTGAATGCTTAGTGATTAGGTTATGGACCAAATTATATCTTGAATTAGTTTCAGTTTTACAAAAGTAATCCAGTTGTAATTAGCTGATCCAATTTAGTCTTAAAACAGGTCATGGGTGCTAGCAAGTTAAACTattgttttaaaacaactatGGATTGAGTTGTCAGACATATGCAATATCAATCAGTTTAAGATACTTTATGTTTTACTTTCATATCTTTTAGTTTCCTTTTATCAAAATGCTAGATGAAATTTGTGTCAACCCTTACTAATTTTGATTCTTGTCCTGTTTGCACTTACCACTATTTGAGTGTTACTAGGGGTTCTTgaaactttatttatttgaggGTACATAGGATAATAGTTTTAAAGTAAGAATGCCATcattagtaattttatttatttttatatcatacAGCAATAgtgaaacaaataataattagtttGGTGCTTTGGTTGCTTCATGCCTCCCTCCCTTTGGGATAAAGCCATCTCTACAATGGAGAAAATCTATTGTTTTACTTTGTACTGTAATCAAATCAACATATTGACTAATGATTAATGGAACCTACCAATGTTAAAGTGCATGGGAAAtcttaaagattttttttaaaggtaagaAACACTAGAATGGCCTTGTAGACAAGCCAATTTGTCCTTATTCTAGAAAATGATAGTAATAGTATGAACTATGAAGTCTTCAAATATTTCCTCTTCTGTAGACAATTGATTGAGGAAGGTTAAAACCAAACCATGTTTGGGGATAGTATTGAGTGAAAATGGTTAAGGTTGTGGAGGTTCAATAGTTAAAgagaaatttattaatttgtttggaATATTTGCATAAAAGGCACTACTTATTAGATCtgcaagaaggaaaaaaaaaggcattccCTGCTCCTCTAACATTTTAGGTTGCAATCTTCATGAAAGGTGACAGAGGAGGATGGGGTCGTGGACATGAAAGGTTTGCCTTGGTGGTGAGTTGGGAACTCTTCTTGTGACTCAATGTCGTGGGCGAACCTAGCGGGTTCGAACAGGAGATGCTATTGGGGAGGGAGGTGGTGTGGGAGGCACCAGTTCTTGAGCCATCATCTTCTTCCAATCCTGATGAGATGGATAGGAATTGCCATGCGATTGGGAATGATGTGTGATTGCCATTGTATCAGAATGGTGGGATGGAGAGCTACTTGAAGGATCAGAATGGGTTATGGCGAGCTAGGGGGTGGATGAGGGACATGTGGGGGGTCAGGTAGTCCACTAGGATTGAAGGATAAAACGGTTGTGCGTCAGGGTTGAGGGTGTTGGAGTTGGAAGTCTGGGGATGGTGAGTAGGTGAAGATGGTGGGGAGTCGGAGTTGAGGGAGTGTGGGAGGTTGAAGGTTTGGCATGATGGTTTTCCAAAGTGCTGAATTTGTGAGATGAAGAAGAATGAAGGAGTGTAGGATCTTTCGGCTTAGAAATATGAGGTTGAGTGCATGTAACAGTACAATCATGAAGGTGAGGCACGTTCACGTGTTCTTTAGTATCAGCTGAGGTGGAAGCCAAAGAAGTAATTTGTGTCAAGGAGGTGCTTTCTTCATGTGTCGAGTTCAAGCCGTCATCTGAGAGGTTTGCCAAGTGAGAGAATCTATTTTGTAGCGAGGCATGATGGCGTGAATCAGGATCATGAGGCTTAGATAGGGATTGGGTCACTTGATCGATGTGGCACAGAGGCTTAGTCGGTTCAACAGGTGGAGTGGGCAAAATCATCATACCACTCTCGGTTTGGTGAAGGATATGCTCAGCATGCCATGTGGTCAATCCAGCTGTCCTAATAGGTTTACTCCTCACCTTAGGACTTTGCTTAGGTGTCCTCCACATCACTAACATCCATGGACCGAACTCTTGAGAGGTCAGGTCTTTGTCAGTttgcattattatttttttccttcatacCTTTCTACCGCCAAAACTACCTATAAATATCCACCCCACCCACATATTTCGTtactttgttttttgggttaggTTTTGTATATTCCGATTAGGTTTGGGTAGGGTTTGGGGGATGGTTTTATTTGGGCATGTTTTGGGGTTTATGGCCCAAATGATAATAACTTGAGGAGGCAGATGTGGGATGGGCTAATGGGAATTCAACAACTTTGGGAAGTTCCATGGTATTACATAGGGGATTTCAACATTGTTCGTTTCCCAAGTGAACGGTTGGGGGGATCACGTCTTACCTTGGCTATGGAGAATTTTTCTGAGTTCATTGAGGAGCTTAGCTTGATAGATCTACCATTGGAAGGAGGGAGTTATACATGGTTGAGTGGTTCGGATCAGCCCTTGATGTCTAGAATAGACAGGGTTCTGGTTTCTCATGACTGGGAGGATCACTATTCAGATGTGATCCAACGTGTTTTACCTCGTCCTATTTTAGACCACTTCCCCATATTAGTGGAGGCAGGAGGGATATTATGGGGGAAAAGTCCTTTTAGGTTTGAGAACATGTGGCTAAACACGGATGGTTTCAAAGATAGGGTTCATTCTTGGTGGAATCGATATTCCTTCTCTGGTACTCCCAGTTTCGTACTTGCCAAGAAGCTGAAGGCATTGAAAGAAGATATTATTTAGTGGAACTGGAGTGAGTTTGGAAATGTAGAGCGTCAGAAAAAAGAATTGTTGGAGGCTTTGAAATTATTGGATGTTAAGGAAGGGGAGCATGGCCTTTCTAAAGTGGAGTTAGGTGAGAGGGCTGTGTTGAGATCTCAATTATAGAACCTTCTCTCATTGGAAGAAGTCTCATGGAGACAGAAATTGAGAATGCTTTGCATTAAGGAAGGAGAGAACAATACTAAATTCTTCCACAAGGTGGCCAATTCTTGGAGAAGGTATAATCATATTAGCATGTTGGAGGTGAATGGGGTTATCTATGAGGACGAATCCGAGATGGCAAACCAAGTTGTACAGTTTTATAAAAACTTGTACAAGGAGACAGAGGAGTGGAGGCCTTTTGTGGAAGGTTTGGAGTTTGATCAGATAGAGGGGTTGGAGAGGGATTGGCTTGAACGGAGATTTGAACTGGAGGAGGTTGTTCGAGTTGTGAAAGAGTTGGAAGGAGATAAAGCCCTAGGTCCTGATGGTTTCTCTTTGGCTTTCTTTCACCATTGTTGGGGAGTTGTGGAAAGAGATGTCTTATCTGTGTTTGAAG
The sequence above is drawn from the Quercus lobata isolate SW786 chromosome 12, ValleyOak3.0 Primary Assembly, whole genome shotgun sequence genome and encodes:
- the LOC115970595 gene encoding pentatricopeptide repeat-containing protein At3g22470, mitochondrial-like is translated as MEKKGYEPNVITCGTIVNGLCKTGQTGVAIRLLRMLEKENFEQNVVLYSMVIDSLCKDRLVTEALNLLSEMTSKGIQPDVVTYNSLVQGLCNFGRWREVTTLLNEMGQRKVMPDVQTFNILVNTLCKERMLIEAKEVFDVMIQRGIDPNIVTYGSLIDGYCLQNRLDEAVKTFNMMVEKGCSTGVVSYNILINGYCKSKKIDEAKRLFHEMSNKGMIPNVVTYNTLIGGLCRVERVQTALELFNTMRACGQHPDPQTYAILLDDFFKNRRIAEAIALFLEMEDKRLNCDIVIYSILIDGFCNVGELTTAREIFSGLKGLYLDVWTYTIMIKGFCKNGLLDKASELLEKMDGNGCSPNEHTYNIIIHGFLQHRETSKAMKYLKMMVDKGFSTNATTAALFIDLLSSNQVDENIQELLRKFG